From Plasmodium brasilianum strain Bolivian I chromosome 5, whole genome shotgun sequence, the proteins below share one genomic window:
- a CDS encoding hypothetical protein (Plasmodium exported protein), which produces MCKQKNKSLFFYKIYTFTVLVLAWKNSHEEPNNFHKSWDKETNQKNLHSLRARRLLMGKEDLEHQQRYSSLKEKISKLVNEDNDEFDRRINESFQDNKFKDQFSELLHASESFGDMYNSLEFGDYFKKKLSELEYNDNSEMRNNMKRRNFHKILKVNSIVQDNQKLKKNKLLKKTDSYNLSEMSNYSKANISNDYDPLEHKIKRSKFVQFMGRHKTLPPVLVILFGSTIPLMATATATVAAAAAASAGIITSLGALMGIYHLFNKKKYSKKKTALNVNNSYKKCLQY; this is translated from the exons atgtgtaaacagaaaaataaatcattatttttttataaaatttatacgtTCACAGTTTTAGTATTGGCGTGGAAGAATTCGCATGAAGAG ccaaataattttcataaatcaTGGGATAAGGAAACTAACCAAAAGAACTTACACTCATTAAGAGCTCGAAGATTATTAATGGGAAAAGAAGATTTAGAACACCAACAAAGATATTCTtctttaaaagaaaaaatatcaaaattaGTAAATGAAGACAATGATGAATTTGATAGACGCATAAATGAATCATTCCAAGATAACAAATTTAAGGACCAATTTAGTGAATTACTGCATGCCTCTGAAAGTTTTGGAGATATGTATAATTCACTCGAATTTGgtgattattttaaaaaaaaacttagtGAATTAgaatataatgataattcTGAAATGagaaataatatgaaaagaagaaattttcataaaattttgaaagtTAATAGCATAGTACAAGATAaccaaaaattaaaaaagaataaattattaaaaaaaacagattCGTACAATCTATCAGAAATGTCAAATTATTCAAAAGCTAATATTTCTAATGATTATGATCCTCttgaacataaaataaagcgTAGTAAATTTGTACAATTTATGGGAAGGCATAAAACATTACCTCCTGTCCTGGTAATCTTGTTCGGTTCAACAATTCCATTGATGGCAACAGCAACAGCAACAGTAGCAGCAGCAGCAGCAGCGAGTGCTGGTATAATTACTTCCTTGGGTGCTTTAATGGGAATTTACCAtttgtttaataaaaaaaaatacagtaaaaaaaaaacagcttTAAATGTAAACAATTCCTACAAAAAATGTTTACAATATtag
- a CDS encoding hypothetical protein (Plasmodium exported protein) — MKKNNTNMFLIWGKVLTYILLIWASQHESNYEELYGNNTHLNNALGLRSSRLLKGDTGVQAVYPYSTLYLRKDVIDSSDNDDDYVLEKKINDLQMNSSFKRIYNTLIENRDFQKQFNDIMNNENLKKKGSVLKNLNLNEFYESLDSINSLKITNAPKNKKNKSSTSAKNKKIKLSNTSRSNNDDNVNRSESLQNMVRKALKQEKPKKGFMQYLYDLDKKFEV; from the exons atgaaaaaaaacaatacgAATATGTTCTTAATTTGGGGTAAAGTTCTTACTTACATCCTCTTAATATGGGCATCTCAACATGAG AGTAACTATGAAGAATTATATGGAAATAATACCCATCTGAATAACGCACTAGGTTTAAGATCTAGTAGATTGTTAAAAGGAGATACAGGTGTACAGGCTGTTTATCCCTATAGTACTTTATACCTAAGAAAAGACGTAATTGATTCATCAGATAATGATGATGATTAtgttttggaaaaaaaaataaatgatttacAAATGAATAGCTCATTTAAAAggatatataatacattaattGAAAATAGGGACTTTCAAAAACAGTTTAATGatattatgaataatgaaaatttaaaaaaaaagggtagtgtattaaaaaatttaaacctTAACGAATTTTATGAATCATTGGATAGTATTAATAGTTTAAAAATAACTAATGcaccaaaaaataaaaaaaataaatcatcaACTtctgcaaaaaataaaaaaataaaattatcaaataCATCAAGaagtaataatgatgataatgtGAATAGATCAGAATCGTTACAAAACATGGTTCGTAAAGCTCTTAAGCAAGAAAAACCTAAAAAAGGGTTTAtgcaatatttatatgatttaGACAAAAAATTTGAAGTTTAA